In Anthonomus grandis grandis chromosome 5, icAntGran1.3, whole genome shotgun sequence, the following are encoded in one genomic region:
- the LOC126735902 gene encoding uncharacterized protein LOC126735902 isoform X1, translated as MTSNISVCNQIGKDRVVVQQLNEMFGNKLNLSLIEEVAKSCQFDVNQSSNELLEITNRNHVVSNTTNIVRISKSSQNSPNKTRKATEQERIIKEINNGYKVLIILRGLPGSGKTTLAKKILSMTIGYNDSTAETHILSTDDYFVKKGVYLYDPRKLSEAHGWNHNRAFQIMSKGFSPVIIDNTNTQMWEMKPYAAMATDYGYILEILEPDTHWCFNEKELGKRNVHNIPKSSIRNMMDRYEKNVTPAKLLNSYGCKYKLQKPPQFRLHPPLQQVTTNRMFSEPFNGLAKPNTEHYLENKHSSSKYARIDKQNGQASKHGVEVFDMFSGSEASISKNLVDNEVDVHEVQSSSVDDILMSNDTSVLSAPVLKPVQTCKIKQSMSLFDNISAWGIDANALRSWDIVIPLEDNKSTVLNQPIVIDDDDVIIETTEASTMTDETYFNISKNISVIPPPCDIKILTTCNRDINRKVPPKPPGIRKKIMIDKSCNTEEIYAPSIDVDHLVNVFPNINKKSIQYWYEMCNRDFESTMELLLLEKDEIANIDIDDLPKEPQNIREVVTVDSDSSSSNEEKHWTQKRSQKQKRKTHNSGKSQDLKKQLESKFTISDDYYSEKLLQVKSRQSDAQFSSVGFALQTSESAKSVASKMDVDETNEDSVDSDDVDSCSSSKDEPVEDIQTVELNFGDHFVKQLENIFGDLNLIYPKGFLPVVQLPKTLARQIYAFYIESVYQQVETQNAVMADLLKEDEEFAKKLQEDENNGTHTSQSNQEPITIPEIIKEQKELSKAQREADKWKDETPDTLAARLTREKLFNSFPNLDRDTLVEVLHAHQNIYSDTLETLLESTGTHNIRSDLELIKHPPIEKEVLDEMWEDHHNSANQETEDAPRSASNLRAEANGYLEKRTRLYEKAKKYHQTGMREVAQFYSFLAMKQTKLYEYANSLAATAFLDEHSKRLEDFNTLDLHYLFVKEAIPHLDIYLDRNINLLRGGSQKNWETLQIITGRGKNSKNGVAKLRPAVMERLKQRHIGYQQLNPGLIMVKITRNCKLTNELF; from the exons ATGACCTCAAATATTTCTGTATGCAACCAAATAGGCAAAGACCGAGTTGTAGTGCAGCAGCTGAATGAGATGTTTGGTAATAAGCTAAATCTCAGTTTGATTGAGGAGGTTGCAAAGTCTTGTCAGTTTGATG tgaaTCAATCATCTAATGAGCTCCTGGAAATTACAAACCGTAATCATGTAGTTTCTAATACTACCAATATTGTTAGGATATCTAAATCATCACAAAATAGCCCTAATAAAACTAGAAAAGCTACAGAGCAGGAAAGGATTATAAAAGAAATCAACAATGGATATAAAGTGCTTATTATCTTACGGGGATTACCAG GTTCTGGGAAAACTACACTAGCAAAAAAGATTTTATCAATGACCATAGGTTACAATGATTCAACGGCTGAAACACATATTTTATCCACTGACGATTATTTTGTTAAGAAAGGGGTTTACTTATATGATCCTAGAAAATTGTCAGAGGCTCATGGATGGAATCATAATAGAGCTTTTCAAATTATGTCAAAAGGATTCAGTCCTGTTATAATTGATAATACCAACACTCAGATGTGGGAAATGAAACCATATGCTGCCATGGCTACTGATTACGgatatattttggaaattttagaGCCGGATACTCACTG GTGTTTTAACGAAAAGGAACTTGGCAAACGAAATGTACACAATATACCAAAAAGTTCAATAAGAAATATGATGGACAGGTATGAAAAAAACGTGACTCCAGCAAAACTGTTAAATTCTTACGGATGCAAGTATAAGCTTCAGAAACCTCCACAATTTCGACTGCACCCGCCACTCCAACAAGTAACCACCAATCGTATGTTTTCTGAACCTTTTAATGGCCTAGCTAAACCAAACACCGAACATTATTTGGAAAACAAGCATTCATCATCAAAGTACGCGCGTATCGATAAGCAAAATGGACAAGCGTCAAAACATGGGGTGGAAGTTTTTGATATGTTTTCCGGATCAGAAGCATCAATATCCAAAAATTTAGTCGACAATGAAGTTGATGTTCACGAGGTTCAAAGTTCTTCTGTTGATGACATATTGATGAGTAATGATACATCGGTTTTGAGTGCACCCGTACTAAAACCGGTTCAGACGTGCAAGATTAAACAAAGCATGAGTTTATTTGACAACATTAGTGCATGGG gtatcgATGCCAACGCTCTTCGCTCTTGGGATATAGTAATTCCATTGGAGGACAATAAATCCACTGTTCTTAATCAGCCTATAGTAATAGACGATGATGACGTAATCATAGAAACAACTGAAGCAAGCACAATGACGGAcgaaacatattttaatataagcaaAAATATTTCAGTAATTCCGCCTCCTTGTGACATAAAGATATTAACTACATGTAACCGAGATATTAATAGAAAAGTCCCACCAAAGCCACCGGGTATCAGGAAGAAAATTATGATTGATAAAAGTTGCAACACCGAAGAAATCTATGCTCCCAGCATTGATGTAGATCATTTGGTTAACGTATTTccaaatatcaacaaaaaatcaattcagTATTGGTATGAAATGTGTAACAGAGATTTTGAATCCACAATGGAGCTGCTACTTTTGGAGAAAGATGAAATCGCTAATATTGACATAGACGATCTTCCAAAGGAGCCTCAAAATATTCGAGAAGTTGTCACAGTCGATAGTGATAGTAGCTCTAGTAATGAAGAAAAACATTGGACACAAAAGCGGTCCCAGAAACAGAAACGGAAAACACACAATTCCGGTAAGTCacaagatttaaaaaagcaaTTAGAGAGCAAGTTTACTATTAGTGATGACTATTACTCCGAAAAATTACTTCAAGTCAAATCAAGGCAATCCGATGCACAATTTTCATCAGTTGGATTTGCTTTACAAACTTCTGAATCCGCAAAATCTGTAGCTTCAAAGATGGATGTGGATGAAACTAATGAAGATAGCGTTGACTCCGACGATGTCGATTCTTGTTCATCATCCAAGGATGAACCAGTTGAAGATATTCAGACAGTGGAGCTTAATTTTGGGGATCACTTTGTCAAACaactagaaaatatttttggtgaTCTCAATCTTATTTATCCAAAAGGTTTCTTACCAGTGGTACAGCTACCTAAAACGCTAGCAAGACAGATCTACGCATTTTATATAGAATCAGTTTATCAACAAGTTGAGACACAAAACGCTGTTATGGCTGATCTTTTGAAAGAAGATGAAGAGTTTGCCAAGAAGTTGCAGGAAGATGAAAATAATGGCACACATACTTCTCAATCGAATCAGGAACCAATAACAATTCCGGAAATAATAAAGGAGCAAAAGGAATTGAGTAAGGCGCAAAGAGAGGCAGACAAATGGAAAGACGAGACACCAGATACATTAGCGGCAAGACTTACaagagaaaaattgtttaactCATTTCCGAACCTTGATAGAGATACTTTGGTTGAAGTTTTGCATGCTCATCAAAATATATACAGCGATACGTTAGAGACACTACTTGAAAGTACTGGAACGCATAACATTAGAAGCGATTTGGAGTTAATTAAACATCCGCCTATAGAAAAAGAGGTACTTGATGAGATGTGGGAGGATCATCACAATAGTGCCAATCaa GAAACCGAAGATGCACCCCGCTCAGCGAGTAATTTAAGGGCCGAGGCGAATGGATACTTAGAAAAAAGAACACGCCTATACGAAAAAGccaaaaaatatcatcaaaCAGGTATGCGGGAGGTAGCACAATTCTACAGTTTCTTAGCCATGAAGCAGACAAAACTGTATGAATATGCAAACAGTTTAGCCGCTACGGCCTTTTTGGATGAACATTCAAAAAGGTTAGAAGACTTCAACACTTTGGATTTGCATTATTTGTTTGTGAAGGAGGCGATCCCCCATTTAGATATTTATCTAGATAGAAATATCAATTTGCTGCGAGGTGGCTCGCAAAAAAATTGGGAAACATTACAAATTATCACAGGCAGGGGAAAAAATAGTAAGAATGGGGTTGCGAAGCTTAGACCAGCGGTAATGGAACGATTGAAACAGAGACATATTGG gtaCCAACAGTTAAATCCAGGATTAATCATGGTTAAGATAACTAGAAATTGCAAGTTAACTAACGAACTATTTTAG
- the LOC126735902 gene encoding NEDD4-binding protein 2 isoform X2, with product MTIGYNDSTAETHILSTDDYFVKKGVYLYDPRKLSEAHGWNHNRAFQIMSKGFSPVIIDNTNTQMWEMKPYAAMATDYGYILEILEPDTHWCFNEKELGKRNVHNIPKSSIRNMMDRYEKNVTPAKLLNSYGCKYKLQKPPQFRLHPPLQQVTTNRMFSEPFNGLAKPNTEHYLENKHSSSKYARIDKQNGQASKHGVEVFDMFSGSEASISKNLVDNEVDVHEVQSSSVDDILMSNDTSVLSAPVLKPVQTCKIKQSMSLFDNISAWGIDANALRSWDIVIPLEDNKSTVLNQPIVIDDDDVIIETTEASTMTDETYFNISKNISVIPPPCDIKILTTCNRDINRKVPPKPPGIRKKIMIDKSCNTEEIYAPSIDVDHLVNVFPNINKKSIQYWYEMCNRDFESTMELLLLEKDEIANIDIDDLPKEPQNIREVVTVDSDSSSSNEEKHWTQKRSQKQKRKTHNSGKSQDLKKQLESKFTISDDYYSEKLLQVKSRQSDAQFSSVGFALQTSESAKSVASKMDVDETNEDSVDSDDVDSCSSSKDEPVEDIQTVELNFGDHFVKQLENIFGDLNLIYPKGFLPVVQLPKTLARQIYAFYIESVYQQVETQNAVMADLLKEDEEFAKKLQEDENNGTHTSQSNQEPITIPEIIKEQKELSKAQREADKWKDETPDTLAARLTREKLFNSFPNLDRDTLVEVLHAHQNIYSDTLETLLESTGTHNIRSDLELIKHPPIEKEVLDEMWEDHHNSANQETEDAPRSASNLRAEANGYLEKRTRLYEKAKKYHQTGMREVAQFYSFLAMKQTKLYEYANSLAATAFLDEHSKRLEDFNTLDLHYLFVKEAIPHLDIYLDRNINLLRGGSQKNWETLQIITGRGKNSKNGVAKLRPAVMERLKQRHIGYQQLNPGLIMVKITRNCKLTNELF from the exons ATGACCATAGGTTACAATGATTCAACGGCTGAAACACATATTTTATCCACTGACGATTATTTTGTTAAGAAAGGGGTTTACTTATATGATCCTAGAAAATTGTCAGAGGCTCATGGATGGAATCATAATAGAGCTTTTCAAATTATGTCAAAAGGATTCAGTCCTGTTATAATTGATAATACCAACACTCAGATGTGGGAAATGAAACCATATGCTGCCATGGCTACTGATTACGgatatattttggaaattttagaGCCGGATACTCACTG GTGTTTTAACGAAAAGGAACTTGGCAAACGAAATGTACACAATATACCAAAAAGTTCAATAAGAAATATGATGGACAGGTATGAAAAAAACGTGACTCCAGCAAAACTGTTAAATTCTTACGGATGCAAGTATAAGCTTCAGAAACCTCCACAATTTCGACTGCACCCGCCACTCCAACAAGTAACCACCAATCGTATGTTTTCTGAACCTTTTAATGGCCTAGCTAAACCAAACACCGAACATTATTTGGAAAACAAGCATTCATCATCAAAGTACGCGCGTATCGATAAGCAAAATGGACAAGCGTCAAAACATGGGGTGGAAGTTTTTGATATGTTTTCCGGATCAGAAGCATCAATATCCAAAAATTTAGTCGACAATGAAGTTGATGTTCACGAGGTTCAAAGTTCTTCTGTTGATGACATATTGATGAGTAATGATACATCGGTTTTGAGTGCACCCGTACTAAAACCGGTTCAGACGTGCAAGATTAAACAAAGCATGAGTTTATTTGACAACATTAGTGCATGGG gtatcgATGCCAACGCTCTTCGCTCTTGGGATATAGTAATTCCATTGGAGGACAATAAATCCACTGTTCTTAATCAGCCTATAGTAATAGACGATGATGACGTAATCATAGAAACAACTGAAGCAAGCACAATGACGGAcgaaacatattttaatataagcaaAAATATTTCAGTAATTCCGCCTCCTTGTGACATAAAGATATTAACTACATGTAACCGAGATATTAATAGAAAAGTCCCACCAAAGCCACCGGGTATCAGGAAGAAAATTATGATTGATAAAAGTTGCAACACCGAAGAAATCTATGCTCCCAGCATTGATGTAGATCATTTGGTTAACGTATTTccaaatatcaacaaaaaatcaattcagTATTGGTATGAAATGTGTAACAGAGATTTTGAATCCACAATGGAGCTGCTACTTTTGGAGAAAGATGAAATCGCTAATATTGACATAGACGATCTTCCAAAGGAGCCTCAAAATATTCGAGAAGTTGTCACAGTCGATAGTGATAGTAGCTCTAGTAATGAAGAAAAACATTGGACACAAAAGCGGTCCCAGAAACAGAAACGGAAAACACACAATTCCGGTAAGTCacaagatttaaaaaagcaaTTAGAGAGCAAGTTTACTATTAGTGATGACTATTACTCCGAAAAATTACTTCAAGTCAAATCAAGGCAATCCGATGCACAATTTTCATCAGTTGGATTTGCTTTACAAACTTCTGAATCCGCAAAATCTGTAGCTTCAAAGATGGATGTGGATGAAACTAATGAAGATAGCGTTGACTCCGACGATGTCGATTCTTGTTCATCATCCAAGGATGAACCAGTTGAAGATATTCAGACAGTGGAGCTTAATTTTGGGGATCACTTTGTCAAACaactagaaaatatttttggtgaTCTCAATCTTATTTATCCAAAAGGTTTCTTACCAGTGGTACAGCTACCTAAAACGCTAGCAAGACAGATCTACGCATTTTATATAGAATCAGTTTATCAACAAGTTGAGACACAAAACGCTGTTATGGCTGATCTTTTGAAAGAAGATGAAGAGTTTGCCAAGAAGTTGCAGGAAGATGAAAATAATGGCACACATACTTCTCAATCGAATCAGGAACCAATAACAATTCCGGAAATAATAAAGGAGCAAAAGGAATTGAGTAAGGCGCAAAGAGAGGCAGACAAATGGAAAGACGAGACACCAGATACATTAGCGGCAAGACTTACaagagaaaaattgtttaactCATTTCCGAACCTTGATAGAGATACTTTGGTTGAAGTTTTGCATGCTCATCAAAATATATACAGCGATACGTTAGAGACACTACTTGAAAGTACTGGAACGCATAACATTAGAAGCGATTTGGAGTTAATTAAACATCCGCCTATAGAAAAAGAGGTACTTGATGAGATGTGGGAGGATCATCACAATAGTGCCAATCaa GAAACCGAAGATGCACCCCGCTCAGCGAGTAATTTAAGGGCCGAGGCGAATGGATACTTAGAAAAAAGAACACGCCTATACGAAAAAGccaaaaaatatcatcaaaCAGGTATGCGGGAGGTAGCACAATTCTACAGTTTCTTAGCCATGAAGCAGACAAAACTGTATGAATATGCAAACAGTTTAGCCGCTACGGCCTTTTTGGATGAACATTCAAAAAGGTTAGAAGACTTCAACACTTTGGATTTGCATTATTTGTTTGTGAAGGAGGCGATCCCCCATTTAGATATTTATCTAGATAGAAATATCAATTTGCTGCGAGGTGGCTCGCAAAAAAATTGGGAAACATTACAAATTATCACAGGCAGGGGAAAAAATAGTAAGAATGGGGTTGCGAAGCTTAGACCAGCGGTAATGGAACGATTGAAACAGAGACATATTGG gtaCCAACAGTTAAATCCAGGATTAATCATGGTTAAGATAACTAGAAATTGCAAGTTAACTAACGAACTATTTTAG